The following are from one region of the Stigmatella ashevillena genome:
- a CDS encoding IS1182-like element ISStau8 family transposase, whose product MGIMRWRPPEPLSEQEEQFVKRMGRKGKLFAFLRQHRHELLDEAFQEELEGMYRDTGAGKTPVPPGLMAMATLLQGYLGASDATMVELTVFDLRVQMVLDCLGQTEPAFSQGAFYDFRHRLIREQMDQRLLEKTVEVARQRMRWEARQTKSLLKVAIDSKPLEGAGRVEDTINLLGHAARKVVMCVAKHLEISMSLVCQEAGIPVLLESSVKKGLDVDWNEREQKARALQKLYKQVESLKKWLKKNLPEYVTQAPLSEHLKTLEQVSRQNLEPDPNGGGVRIRRGVAEDRRVSIEDGQMRHGRKSQSKRFNGYKQHIATELEGDLILACEVTPANRPEQEAAQALQKDIERQGLQIAELYIDRGYINSPVVEEVQKKGGEVVCKAWGSQNGELFAKSAFHLNMSRRTVTCPAGQSQSFTLGSVVEFEAQKCASCPLREKCTSAAPGKGRTVSIAENESLQHQLRKLTKSPAGRARLRQRVSVEHRLAHLSRRQGHRARYRGIRKNVFDLRRAAALQNIESWQRQSAPAQQHGEPMTGS is encoded by the coding sequence ATGGGGATCATGCGGTGGAGGCCGCCGGAGCCATTGAGCGAGCAAGAAGAGCAGTTCGTGAAGAGGATGGGGAGGAAGGGAAAGCTGTTTGCGTTCCTGCGCCAACATCGCCACGAGCTGTTGGATGAAGCCTTTCAGGAAGAACTGGAAGGGATGTACCGAGACACGGGAGCGGGAAAGACGCCAGTGCCGCCAGGACTGATGGCGATGGCGACACTGTTGCAAGGCTACCTGGGAGCCTCGGACGCAACGATGGTGGAACTGACAGTGTTCGACCTGCGAGTGCAGATGGTGCTGGATTGCCTGGGACAAACAGAGCCTGCCTTCAGCCAGGGAGCCTTCTACGACTTTCGGCATCGTCTGATTCGAGAGCAGATGGACCAGAGGCTGTTGGAAAAGACGGTGGAGGTGGCGCGCCAGCGGATGAGGTGGGAGGCGCGCCAGACCAAGAGCCTGCTGAAAGTGGCCATCGACTCGAAGCCGTTGGAGGGAGCGGGGCGAGTGGAGGACACGATCAACCTGTTGGGCCATGCGGCGCGCAAGGTGGTGATGTGTGTGGCCAAGCACTTGGAAATTTCAATGAGTTTGGTGTGCCAAGAGGCAGGCATCCCCGTGTTGCTGGAATCGAGCGTGAAGAAGGGGCTGGATGTGGACTGGAACGAGCGTGAGCAAAAAGCCCGAGCGCTCCAGAAGTTGTACAAGCAGGTAGAGTCCTTGAAGAAGTGGCTGAAAAAGAACCTACCTGAGTACGTGACGCAGGCCCCGTTATCCGAGCACCTGAAGACGCTGGAGCAGGTGAGCCGCCAGAATCTGGAGCCCGACCCCAACGGAGGAGGAGTGCGAATCCGCCGGGGAGTGGCCGAAGACAGGCGAGTGTCCATTGAAGATGGGCAAATGCGCCACGGCCGCAAGAGTCAGAGCAAGCGTTTCAACGGCTACAAGCAGCACATCGCCACGGAGTTGGAGGGGGACCTCATCCTTGCGTGTGAAGTGACGCCCGCGAATCGTCCCGAGCAGGAGGCAGCGCAAGCGCTCCAGAAGGACATCGAGCGGCAGGGCTTACAGATTGCAGAATTGTATATAGATAGAGGGTATATCAACAGCCCAGTAGTGGAGGAGGTACAGAAGAAGGGCGGCGAGGTGGTCTGCAAGGCTTGGGGCAGCCAGAACGGAGAGTTGTTCGCCAAGTCCGCTTTCCATCTGAACATGAGCCGACGGACGGTGACGTGCCCTGCTGGGCAGAGCCAGTCCTTCACATTGGGCAGCGTGGTGGAGTTTGAGGCACAGAAGTGCGCGAGCTGTCCGCTTCGAGAGAAGTGCACAAGCGCTGCCCCTGGCAAAGGCAGGACGGTGTCCATCGCTGAGAACGAGTCTCTTCAGCACCAGTTGCGCAAGCTGACGAAGAGCCCTGCTGGGCGAGCGCGCTTGCGCCAGCGCGTCAGCGTTGAACACCGATTGGCTCATCTGTCGCGAAGGCAGGGGCATCGCGCTCGGTATCGAGGTATTCGCAAGAACGTCTTTGATTTGCGTCGCGCTGCCGCCCTTCAGAACATCGAGTCATGGCAACGCCAATCAGCACCTGCTCAGCAGCATGGGGAACCGATGACGGGCTCATAA
- a CDS encoding RtcB family protein: MNRSYEVLSENGKNPIKAWTVGVPFEEEAKQQLKNLAGLPFIHKWVAAMPDVHRGFGATVGSVVPTVGAVIPAAVGVDIGCGMIAVRTTLRAEQLPDSLSAVRSAIECTVPHGRTDNGGRNDRGAWQEAPLAHREAWARLKPGYDAIVAKHPRLGRGPELGHLGTLGTGNHFIELCLDEADAVWVMLHSGSRGVGNRIGSHFIALAKEEMNRFFVHLPDADLAYLPEGTVHFQDYVQAVEWAQEYAATNRQLMMDAVVQALGDSGLLPVFGLTDAAVNCHHNYVAREHHYGRNCFVTRKGAVRAREGDLGIIPGSMGARSFIVRGKGNPESFHSCSHGAGRVMSREAAKRRFSVEDHARATEGIECRKDVDVIDETPGAYKPIDAVMAAQADLVEVVHTLRQVVCVKG; this comes from the coding sequence ATGAACCGCAGCTACGAGGTGTTGTCGGAGAACGGGAAGAACCCCATCAAGGCGTGGACGGTGGGCGTGCCCTTCGAGGAGGAGGCGAAGCAGCAGTTGAAGAACCTCGCGGGCCTGCCCTTCATCCACAAGTGGGTGGCCGCGATGCCGGATGTGCACCGCGGGTTCGGGGCGACGGTGGGCTCCGTGGTGCCCACGGTGGGCGCGGTCATCCCGGCGGCGGTGGGGGTGGACATCGGCTGTGGGATGATCGCCGTGCGCACCACGCTGCGCGCGGAGCAACTCCCGGACTCCCTGTCCGCGGTGCGCTCGGCCATCGAGTGCACGGTGCCGCATGGCCGGACCGACAACGGGGGCCGCAATGACCGAGGGGCTTGGCAGGAGGCACCTTTGGCCCACCGCGAGGCCTGGGCGCGCCTGAAGCCCGGCTATGACGCCATCGTGGCGAAGCACCCGCGCCTCGGCCGAGGGCCGGAGCTGGGGCACCTGGGAACGCTCGGGACGGGAAACCACTTCATTGAGCTGTGCCTGGATGAGGCCGATGCCGTGTGGGTGATGCTGCACAGCGGATCGCGGGGCGTGGGAAACCGGATCGGAAGCCACTTCATCGCGCTGGCGAAGGAGGAGATGAACCGCTTCTTCGTCCACCTGCCGGACGCGGACCTGGCGTACCTGCCGGAGGGGACGGTGCACTTCCAGGACTACGTGCAGGCGGTGGAATGGGCGCAGGAGTACGCGGCCACCAACCGGCAGCTGATGATGGACGCGGTGGTGCAGGCCCTGGGGGACTCGGGGCTCCTGCCTGTCTTCGGCCTGACGGACGCGGCGGTGAACTGCCACCACAACTACGTGGCGCGTGAGCACCACTACGGGCGCAACTGCTTCGTGACGCGCAAGGGCGCGGTGCGGGCGCGGGAGGGGGATCTCGGCATCATCCCGGGGAGCATGGGGGCGCGGTCCTTCATCGTCCGGGGAAAGGGAAACCCGGAGAGCTTCCACTCGTGCAGCCATGGGGCGGGGCGGGTGATGTCCCGGGAGGCGGCGAAGCGGCGCTTCTCGGTGGAGGACCACGCGCGGGCGACGGAAGGCATCGAGTGCCGTAAGGACGTGGACGTCATCGACGAGACGCCGGGTGCCTACAAGCCCATCGACGCGGTGATGGCGGCGCAGGCGGACTTGGTGGAGGTGGTGCACACGCTGCGGCAGGTGGTGTGTGTGAAGGGATGA
- a CDS encoding SGNH/GDSL hydrolase family protein, which yields MASGRHTLRVAAREQDLIQFQGLVLDSGASTLAPVPRAKRLEFIGDSITAGCCALSQGALSDYAWLVGEFLNADHTRVAYSGICLQDGSVCSKDIGMSRQYFKLQTVEYPSSPDWNFSQYQPDAVVINLGTNDQHFGVSDAAFQSTYTSFLQNVRARNPNAFIFVLRTFGGFKAAPTQAAVSARVAAGDKKLYYVDTEGWVTVGTSDYSDTVHPSNSGHLKIARFLGHGSVSSPSKFEHLARGSTRALRFDQVATLLGK from the coding sequence TTGGCCTCGGGACGCCACACCCTGCGGGTCGCCGCCCGGGAGCAGGATCTCATTCAGTTCCAGGGGTTGGTGCTCGACAGCGGCGCGAGCACCCTGGCGCCCGTCCCCCGCGCGAAGCGGCTCGAGTTCATCGGAGACTCCATCACCGCGGGGTGCTGCGCATTGAGCCAGGGCGCGTTGAGTGATTACGCCTGGCTGGTGGGCGAGTTTCTCAACGCGGACCACACCCGCGTCGCCTATTCCGGCATCTGCTTGCAGGATGGCTCCGTCTGTTCCAAGGACATCGGGATGAGCCGGCAATACTTCAAACTCCAGACGGTGGAATACCCGTCCTCTCCCGACTGGAACTTCAGCCAGTACCAGCCCGACGCGGTGGTGATCAATCTCGGCACCAATGACCAGCACTTCGGGGTCTCCGATGCCGCGTTCCAGAGCACCTACACCTCGTTCCTCCAGAACGTCCGGGCCCGCAATCCCAATGCCTTCATCTTCGTGCTGCGCACCTTTGGTGGCTTCAAGGCCGCGCCCACCCAGGCGGCGGTGAGCGCCCGGGTCGCCGCGGGGGATAAGAAGCTGTACTACGTGGACACGGAGGGCTGGGTGACGGTAGGCACCTCGGATTACTCCGACACGGTGCACCCCTCCAACAGTGGCCACCTGAAGATCGCCCGCTTCCTAGGACACGGATCGGTTTCCAGCCCCAGTAAATTCGAGCATTTAGCGAGAGGATCGACAAGAGCCCTCAGATTTGATCAGGTGGCCACCCTACTTGGCAAGTAA
- a CDS encoding isochorismatase family protein: MTFRNGLASLLRPEDSVLVLIDHQPFQLTNLNSHDPHMAVNNAAALAKVAKVFGVPTILTSVIAERGGLIFPQITNVFPGQEVIDRTLLNTWQDKKVVDAVKATGRKQLIIAGLYTEICVAMPVIHALGEGWDVTVITDACGAVSVEAHQVAIQRMIAAGANVMTWLALASEWHRDHARTEHAAGFVEVLKDHMAGSGIAFLWEQQLLNTPVPKS, encoded by the coding sequence ATGACCTTTCGTAATGGCCTTGCGTCGCTTCTTCGTCCCGAAGATTCGGTCCTCGTTCTGATCGACCACCAGCCTTTCCAGCTCACGAACCTGAACAGCCACGACCCGCACATGGCGGTCAATAATGCGGCAGCTTTGGCAAAGGTCGCCAAGGTCTTCGGCGTCCCGACCATTCTGACCAGCGTCATCGCCGAACGCGGCGGTCTTATCTTCCCGCAGATCACCAACGTCTTCCCGGGTCAGGAGGTGATCGACAGGACCTTGCTCAACACCTGGCAGGACAAGAAGGTGGTCGATGCGGTGAAGGCGACGGGCCGCAAGCAACTGATCATCGCAGGCTTGTATACGGAGATCTGTGTCGCAATGCCGGTGATCCATGCCCTCGGCGAAGGCTGGGATGTGACTGTCATCACCGATGCGTGCGGAGCGGTTTCGGTAGAGGCTCATCAGGTGGCCATCCAGCGCATGATCGCGGCCGGCGCGAACGTGATGACCTGGCTGGCACTTGCGTCTGAATGGCACCGCGACCACGCGCGGACAGAGCACGCTGCCGGCTTCGTCGAAGTGCTCAAGGACCATATGGCGGGTAGCGGCATCGCATTCCTGTGGGAGCAGCAGCTGCTCAATACGCCCGTGCCGAAAAGCTAA
- the rtcA gene encoding RNA 3'-terminal phosphate cyclase gives MIRIDGSKGEGGGQVLRTSLALSLVTGTPFQMVNVRAKRSKPGLLRQHLTAVKAAAEVGAAEVVGAELGSLELTFKPRALSAGNYYFAVGTAGSATLVLQTVLPALMVASGPSTLMLEGGTHNPAAPPFDFLEKAYLPLVRRMGPRVDAVLERHGFFPAGGGKFRVNVLPAPLAPLVLLERGVVKRRQATALFSQLPFNVAQRELATVEQVLGWRPDEQRIEELKRSQGPGNALMLEVESEHVTEVFTGFGERGVRAEEVAGKAAEAAKRYLDAEVPVGEHLCDQLLLLLALAKGGVFRTLPLDGHSQTQLETFAHFLEVKVKVAAVSKEVCEVEVRG, from the coding sequence ATGATTCGGATAGATGGTTCGAAGGGGGAAGGGGGAGGGCAGGTGCTGCGCACCTCGCTGGCGTTGTCGCTGGTGACGGGGACGCCGTTCCAGATGGTGAACGTGCGGGCGAAGCGTTCCAAGCCGGGGCTGCTGCGCCAGCACCTGACGGCGGTGAAGGCCGCCGCGGAAGTAGGGGCGGCAGAGGTGGTGGGGGCCGAGCTGGGCTCGTTGGAATTGACGTTCAAGCCGAGGGCCTTGTCGGCAGGCAACTACTACTTCGCGGTGGGCACGGCGGGCAGTGCGACGCTGGTGCTGCAAACGGTGCTGCCCGCGCTGATGGTGGCGAGCGGCCCCTCCACGCTGATGCTGGAGGGAGGAACGCACAACCCGGCGGCGCCTCCCTTCGACTTCCTGGAGAAGGCCTACCTGCCGCTGGTGCGCCGCATGGGGCCCCGGGTGGACGCGGTGCTGGAGCGGCACGGCTTTTTCCCGGCCGGGGGCGGGAAGTTCCGGGTGAATGTCCTCCCGGCGCCGCTCGCGCCGCTGGTGCTTCTGGAGCGAGGCGTGGTGAAGCGGCGGCAGGCAACGGCGCTCTTCTCACAGCTTCCTTTCAACGTGGCGCAGCGGGAACTGGCCACGGTGGAGCAGGTGCTGGGGTGGAGGCCGGACGAGCAGCGCATTGAAGAGCTGAAGCGCTCTCAGGGACCCGGAAACGCGCTGATGCTGGAGGTGGAGAGCGAGCACGTGACGGAAGTGTTCACCGGCTTCGGAGAGCGGGGCGTGCGCGCGGAGGAGGTGGCGGGAAAGGCGGCGGAGGCGGCGAAGCGCTACCTGGACGCGGAAGTGCCCGTGGGCGAGCACCTGTGCGACCAATTGCTGCTGCTGCTGGCGCTGGCCAAGGGAGGTGTGTTCCGGACCCTGCCGTTGGATGGGCATTCACAGACCCAGCTCGAAACATTCGCGCACTTTCTAGAGGTGAAGGTGAAGGTGGCCGCGGTGTCGAAAGAGGTCTGTGAAGTGGAGGTGCGGGGATAA
- a CDS encoding PTS glucose/sucrose transporter subunit IIB — translation MASKAEKIVAGLGGIDNIEEVEGCITRLRVEVKAPGLVDDVALKAAGAHGVVKMGTSVQVVIGTDADPIAAEIEDMM, via the coding sequence ATGGCCAGCAAAGCGGAGAAGATAGTTGCGGGGCTTGGCGGAATCGACAATATCGAAGAGGTCGAGGGTTGCATCACGCGTTTGCGCGTAGAAGTGAAAGCCCCCGGCCTAGTGGATGATGTCGCACTGAAGGCCGCTGGCGCCCATGGTGTCGTCAAGATGGGCACCTCGGTCCAGGTTGTCATCGGCACTGACGCCGACCCCATCGCAGCGGAAATCGAAGACATGATGTAG
- a CDS encoding DUF4265 domain-containing protein has protein sequence MKLLCLFLSALVASIPAGVGPPVSTPIEPAASSAEAPGSVRQQAVAGGARAGKAFTKKQKQVTKEKNAQKNDGTTRCENCDTETVPGKIKVVVKLEKDEDDYPPANYEGLWARPLGEGLFQVDNIPFFAKGIAYGDIVSAVTELQELRFREVVRPSGHGTLRLIIYDQKEVSTVSALLEKMGCAVERSHIPGLISVDVPPAVSLAVLKPILDEGETQERWGYEEACLPST, from the coding sequence ATGAAGCTTCTCTGCCTTTTTCTCTCAGCCCTCGTAGCCTCTATTCCAGCAGGGGTAGGCCCTCCTGTATCAACTCCCATCGAACCAGCAGCTTCGTCTGCCGAGGCTCCTGGGTCTGTCAGGCAGCAAGCCGTCGCTGGTGGGGCCAGAGCGGGAAAGGCCTTCACGAAGAAACAGAAGCAAGTCACCAAGGAGAAGAATGCACAGAAGAACGACGGCACGACTCGCTGCGAGAACTGCGATACCGAGACCGTTCCGGGCAAAATCAAGGTCGTCGTCAAGTTGGAGAAGGACGAGGACGATTACCCACCTGCGAACTACGAGGGCTTGTGGGCCCGCCCTCTGGGAGAGGGGCTATTCCAAGTCGACAACATCCCCTTCTTCGCGAAGGGAATTGCATATGGAGACATCGTTTCGGCTGTGACCGAGCTACAGGAGCTCCGGTTTCGAGAGGTCGTGCGTCCCTCGGGCCACGGCACACTGCGCCTCATCATTTATGACCAGAAGGAGGTCTCCACCGTCAGCGCGCTCCTGGAGAAGATGGGGTGTGCGGTCGAGAGGAGCCACATTCCGGGTCTCATCTCCGTGGATGTCCCGCCCGCTGTTTCTCTGGCTGTGTTGAAGCCAATCCTGGATGAAGGTGAGACACAGGAGCGCTGGGGCTACGAGGAGGCGTGTCTTCCCTCGACATGA
- a CDS encoding response regulator has protein sequence MPKKRILVIDDSESIHKDFQRILCPEPAECWDELAQMEATLFGPSTESPQAEADQFEVDSAYQGKEGVAKVKEALAAGNPYVLAFLDYRMPPGWNGFETLRHLREVAPSLPVVLCSAYSDYSWEELVRNFAEETPPLMELKKPFKSHELHQLARALTSMAAQLSVA, from the coding sequence ATGCCTAAGAAGCGGATTCTCGTCATCGACGACTCAGAGAGCATCCACAAGGACTTCCAGCGCATCCTTTGCCCAGAGCCGGCGGAGTGCTGGGATGAGCTGGCCCAGATGGAGGCCACGCTCTTTGGTCCCTCCACCGAGAGCCCCCAGGCCGAGGCGGATCAATTCGAAGTCGATTCGGCATACCAGGGCAAGGAAGGGGTCGCCAAGGTGAAGGAGGCCCTGGCCGCGGGCAACCCGTATGTCCTGGCCTTCCTGGACTACCGCATGCCCCCGGGGTGGAACGGTTTCGAGACGCTGCGGCACCTGCGCGAGGTGGCTCCGTCGCTGCCGGTCGTGCTCTGCTCGGCGTACTCCGACTATTCCTGGGAGGAGTTGGTCCGGAACTTCGCGGAGGAGACACCGCCATTGATGGAGCTGAAAAAGCCCTTCAAGAGCCACGAGTTGCACCAGTTGGCGCGCGCCCTCACCTCGATGGCGGCTCAGTTGTCCGTGGCGTGA
- a CDS encoding IS66 family insertion sequence element accessory protein TnpA encodes MRKHRLPRERLRFWSRRRGEWEQKEKPVMGFVPVEVAPAATSQREQVGGGAVVVEVKGVRMRVEGGASQELVERVLRALQQVQGC; translated from the coding sequence ATGCGCAAGCACAGGTTACCCCGAGAGAGGCTGCGCTTCTGGTCGAGGAGGCGAGGAGAGTGGGAGCAGAAAGAGAAGCCTGTCATGGGCTTCGTGCCGGTGGAGGTAGCTCCAGCGGCAACGAGTCAAAGGGAGCAGGTGGGTGGAGGGGCGGTGGTGGTGGAAGTGAAAGGAGTGAGGATGAGGGTGGAGGGGGGAGCCAGCCAGGAGTTGGTGGAGCGAGTGCTGCGGGCCCTCCAGCAGGTGCAGGGATGCTGA
- a CDS encoding LysR family transcriptional regulator, with the protein MDIEELRTFVEVADAGGVSSAARRLGVSKSIVSRQLARLEAELGVQLLARTTRGAALTEAGVTFRDHAARACAEIDAARELIQPDGELRGRLRIAVPLTFGPTHLAPVLADMARRHPQLHIHASYNDRFVDLVAEGFDCAIRIGYLQDSNLIARHVGPIYGRLVASPDYIKAHGSPETPDELVVHQVLMQGTEPWHFTDGDKIITIRPQGRFKADNGTALMAAALAGLGIAWLPEGITQDHVASGALVPVMTRYPPPLAGIYVVRPPSPHPARKVRVLTDMLIACFGKAPNPVSVDR; encoded by the coding sequence TTGGATATCGAAGAGCTCAGGACATTCGTGGAAGTGGCCGATGCAGGAGGCGTGTCGTCCGCCGCTCGACGGCTTGGCGTCTCCAAGTCAATCGTCAGCCGTCAGCTTGCCCGGCTCGAAGCGGAACTCGGCGTGCAGTTGCTCGCGCGCACCACGCGCGGCGCTGCACTCACGGAAGCCGGCGTCACGTTTCGCGATCATGCGGCGCGCGCCTGCGCCGAGATCGACGCAGCCCGAGAATTGATCCAGCCCGACGGTGAGCTTCGCGGGCGACTGCGCATTGCCGTGCCGCTGACCTTCGGGCCAACGCACCTGGCTCCGGTGCTTGCGGACATGGCGCGACGCCATCCGCAGCTCCACATCCACGCCTCCTATAACGATCGCTTCGTGGATCTCGTCGCGGAGGGGTTCGATTGCGCGATCCGGATTGGCTATCTGCAGGATTCAAACCTGATCGCGCGGCATGTTGGGCCCATCTATGGGAGACTTGTGGCGAGCCCCGATTACATCAAGGCGCATGGGTCTCCGGAGACGCCAGATGAACTCGTCGTCCATCAGGTGCTGATGCAGGGCACCGAACCCTGGCATTTCACAGATGGTGACAAGATCATCACGATCCGTCCGCAGGGACGCTTCAAAGCCGATAACGGTACGGCGCTGATGGCAGCGGCTTTGGCAGGGCTCGGCATCGCCTGGCTTCCGGAGGGCATCACCCAAGACCATGTCGCTTCCGGTGCGCTCGTTCCGGTCATGACACGTTATCCGCCGCCGCTGGCAGGCATCTATGTCGTTCGGCCGCCAAGTCCGCATCCGGCGCGAAAGGTGAGGGTGCTCACCGACATGCTGATCGCGTGTTTTGGAAAGGCCCCGAACCCGGTGAGCGTCGACCGCTGA
- a CDS encoding AbfB domain-containing protein, which yields MSKTARWESPFADDFNDGNATGWQAYGGAWSVVNGQLAVGADAGAKALASGSLFSNFTYDADITPGPSGNPGLLFRASRPTTGVDSYQGYYVGIDGNQVLLGKAHSGAWTQLAVAALPSMTGTSRHLRVVAVGSLLEVYVDDLATPKLSVTDGSYVSGAIGVRTYQSQARFDNLSVRAFSRFESLIQGSFIRHRKARGRIDHSLLTAEDAEWRVLPGLANASALSLESTNFPGYFLRHRNGEVWLDLDDGSSLFKADATWWRRAGQANSALISFESFNFPGYFLRHRDGLLYLNGLSTSTDRSDATFRE from the coding sequence ATTTCCAAGACCGCTCGCTGGGAGAGCCCCTTCGCGGATGACTTCAATGATGGCAACGCCACGGGCTGGCAGGCCTATGGAGGAGCCTGGTCCGTCGTCAATGGACAGCTCGCCGTCGGGGCCGATGCGGGCGCCAAGGCTCTCGCGTCCGGCTCCCTGTTCTCCAACTTCACGTACGACGCCGACATCACTCCCGGCCCGTCCGGCAACCCCGGGCTGCTGTTCCGCGCCAGCCGTCCGACCACGGGGGTGGATTCCTATCAGGGCTACTACGTGGGCATCGATGGCAACCAGGTGCTCCTGGGCAAGGCCCACAGTGGCGCGTGGACGCAGCTCGCGGTCGCGGCCCTTCCGTCCATGACGGGCACGTCCCGGCACCTGCGCGTCGTAGCCGTGGGCTCCTTGCTCGAGGTCTATGTCGACGACCTCGCGACCCCCAAGCTCTCGGTGACGGATGGCTCCTATGTGTCCGGTGCCATCGGCGTCCGGACCTACCAGTCCCAGGCGAGGTTCGACAACCTGTCGGTCCGCGCCTTCTCCCGCTTCGAGTCCCTGATCCAGGGCTCCTTCATACGGCATCGTAAAGCGCGGGGACGCATCGATCACAGCCTCCTCACGGCAGAGGACGCGGAGTGGAGGGTCCTCCCCGGACTGGCGAACGCCTCGGCCTTGTCGCTGGAGTCCACCAACTTCCCGGGCTACTTCCTGCGGCATCGCAACGGCGAGGTGTGGCTGGACCTCGATGATGGCTCCAGCCTGTTCAAGGCGGATGCGACCTGGTGGAGACGGGCGGGACAGGCCAACAGCGCGCTCATCTCCTTCGAGTCCTTCAACTTCCCGGGCTACTTCCTGCGTCACCGCGATGGTCTGCTCTACCTGAATGGGCTTTCCACGAGCACGGATCGGAGCGACGCGACCTTCCGTGAGTGA
- the rtcR gene encoding RNA repair transcriptional activator RtcR encodes MAKTQARKTVVLGMLGTMLDGGQGPRRWERWRPTVALCQQDDLLVDRLELLYSPNATVLAATVTEDIHQVSADTQVRGVGVDIQDPWDLEEVYGALLDYARSYPFQPEQEDYLVHITTGTHIVQICMFLLVESRHIPARLVQTAPPSGRDRGPGKYSIIDLDLSKHDRLATRFQQEQREGLSFLKAGIDTRNAAFNQLIERIEQVAIRSRAPLLITGPTGAGKSQLARRIYALKKARRQVSGPFVDLNCATLRGDAAMSALFGHVKGAFTGALSDRPGLLRQANGGVLFLDEIGELGADEQAMLLRAVEDKHFLPVGSDKEVESDFQLIAGTNRDLQAEVAQGAFREDLLARINLWTFRLPALRERPEDIPPNLLYELDQASQTLDTRVTMNREAQEHFLRFATSPAARWSGNFRDLNAAVLRMATLAPGGRITRENVDEELERLRAQWRQGPAPAPGAAEDLVQEVLGAGLAAELDRFDRVQLADVLAVCRQSRSLSEAGRGLFARSRERKQSPNDADRLRKYLARFGLGWGDVSRGGLPEAP; translated from the coding sequence ATGGCGAAGACACAGGCGCGCAAGACGGTGGTCCTCGGGATGCTCGGGACGATGCTCGACGGGGGCCAAGGGCCCCGGCGGTGGGAGCGGTGGCGCCCCACCGTGGCGCTGTGCCAGCAGGACGATCTGCTCGTGGACCGGCTGGAGCTCCTCTATTCCCCCAACGCCACGGTGCTCGCCGCCACGGTGACGGAGGACATCCATCAGGTCTCCGCGGACACGCAGGTGCGCGGCGTGGGGGTGGACATCCAGGACCCCTGGGATTTGGAAGAGGTGTACGGGGCCTTGCTCGACTACGCCCGGAGCTACCCCTTCCAACCCGAGCAGGAGGACTACCTCGTCCACATCACCACGGGGACGCACATCGTGCAGATCTGCATGTTCCTGCTGGTGGAGAGCCGGCACATCCCCGCGCGGCTGGTCCAGACAGCTCCCCCTTCAGGCCGGGACCGGGGCCCCGGCAAGTACAGCATCATCGACCTGGATCTCTCCAAGCATGACCGGCTGGCCACACGCTTCCAGCAGGAGCAGCGCGAGGGGCTGTCCTTCCTCAAGGCGGGCATCGACACGCGCAATGCCGCGTTCAACCAGCTCATCGAGCGCATCGAACAGGTGGCCATCCGCTCCCGCGCACCGCTGCTCATCACCGGCCCCACCGGAGCGGGCAAGTCACAGCTCGCGCGGCGCATCTACGCCCTGAAGAAGGCCCGGCGGCAGGTGAGTGGCCCCTTCGTGGACCTCAACTGCGCCACGCTCCGGGGGGATGCCGCCATGTCCGCGCTCTTCGGCCACGTGAAGGGCGCTTTCACCGGAGCCCTGAGCGACCGGCCCGGGCTGCTGCGCCAGGCGAACGGGGGCGTGCTGTTCCTGGATGAGATTGGCGAGTTGGGCGCGGACGAGCAGGCCATGCTGCTGCGGGCCGTGGAGGACAAACACTTCCTGCCCGTGGGCTCGGACAAGGAGGTGGAGAGTGACTTCCAGCTCATCGCCGGAACGAACCGAGATCTGCAAGCCGAGGTGGCCCAGGGGGCTTTCCGGGAGGATCTGCTGGCGCGCATCAACCTGTGGACGTTCCGGCTGCCGGCCCTGCGCGAGCGCCCCGAGGACATTCCCCCCAACCTGCTCTACGAGTTGGATCAAGCCTCCCAGACCCTGGACACCCGGGTGACGATGAACCGGGAGGCCCAGGAGCACTTCCTGCGCTTCGCCACGTCCCCCGCGGCGCGGTGGAGCGGCAACTTCCGCGATCTGAACGCGGCGGTGCTGCGCATGGCCACCCTGGCGCCGGGGGGACGCATCACCCGGGAGAACGTGGACGAGGAACTGGAACGGCTCCGGGCCCAGTGGCGCCAGGGCCCCGCACCAGCCCCAGGAGCGGCAGAGGATCTCGTCCAGGAAGTGCTCGGGGCTGGGCTCGCGGCGGAGTTGGACCGGTTCGACCGGGTACAGCTCGCGGATGTGCTCGCCGTGTGCCGACAGTCCCGCTCGCTGTCGGAGGCGGGACGGGGCTTGTTCGCGCGCTCCCGTGAGCGCAAGCAGAGCCCCAATGACGCGGACCGCCTTCGCAAGTACCTCGCCCGCTTCGGGTTGGGCTGGGGGGATGTGAGCCGTGGAGGCCTCCCGGAGGCCCCCTGA